A segment of the Frankineae bacterium MT45 genome:
CCGTACAGCGCTTGGAAGGTGGCCAGCAACCCGTCGGCCACCACCTCCGGCGAACGTCCATGCCGGGCCAAGGGATTGATGCCGACGGGCGCGCTGTCGGTGCAATCCAGCAGCACCACGTCATCGCGGCGGCTCGCCGGGATGCGTTCCAGCAGATCCGTGACGAGGTCGTTCGGCTCGATGACGACAACGGGGCGGCCGGCGGCGAGGTCTTGGCAGATCAGGTTCTGGAGGAGGGTGGACTTTCCGGTGCCCGTCGGTCCAATCGTCCAGGTGTGGCGCAGGGCGTCGGTGACGGAGTAGCCGAGTCGGCCGGTGATGCCGGGCGCCAGGGCGTCCGCAACCATGCGATCACCTTTGACCGCGAGCTGCGCCGGCGCGATTTGCTTGGGGTGCAGGGCTGGCATGCCAGGCAGATCGTCGTCGCCGATCGGCCAGCCGCTGAGGGCGACGGCCTCGCTGACGTTCAGGCGCAGCGGCCACCGCCACGGAGCGGTTGCATTGTTGAGGTGGTTGGCGACGTCGTGACTCAGGCTGAACTGCAGCCCCGGTGCCTCGCTGGTACGTAGTGCCGAGTACATGCTGAGTATCAGGCTGCTGCGCCGCTCCCGACTGGCGGCCGTGGCGCCTAAGCGAACGGCGGCAGCGAAGCCGTGGTCGGCTACCTTGTCGCGGAGTGCGGCGCGCTTCTCGCCGTCGACAGTGCCGCCTTTACCCTGCCACGCCACCTGATACCAGGGCATGACGATGGAGGACGGTGACTGGTTCGGCACAGCGAGCGGAATCCGACGCGGTCCGAGGACGAGTTGCACGACGGCTGCCTCGCCCTTGCTGAGCTGGCTCAGGACCGCCAGGAGCTGCCGGACGACAATCTCAGGGTTGTCGCTGCGCAGCGCCCGATGACGGGTGGACAGTTTCAGCCGACCCGAAGCGGCGATCTGGGTGCGAGGGTTCTCCGGCTTCGTCAGCTGAATGCCGGGAACTGCTGTCGTGAGTCGCCGTTCGACGTGACGCCAGTGTCGGAGTGAGGTGCCGAGCAAGTAGCTGACGCCGCTGTCATCTGCGCGCGCTTCGAGTACGAGCACTGGGGACGTCTGATCAGCCGCCCAAGCTCGGACCGCTGCGACTGGCCCCGCTATGTCGAGCGGGCGGGGCCAGTGCAGTTGCCGCCACGTCAGCCGGTCAGACATCTTCACCCTCGGTCTGAGCGTTGATGTCGCGCGGCTCGGTGTTGGTGGAGGTATCGGTCTCGGCTTCTGCCTCGGCCAGTGCGAGCTGAATTAGGGCCCGTGACAGCTTTCGCAAATCGACCGGGTCGCGTCGTACCGCTCGGACGGAAATGTTGCGTTGTTGGCCGGCCCCGCGGCGTGTACGACGGGCTTTACCGTCAGGCGCATCTTTGTAGGTTTTTGACATGGCGGTGCCCTCCTTCTCATTTCAAGTGGAATGTCGATTGCCGGCCGTTCGGTCAAGCGAACGCGTGTCAGCCGAGATAGTTAATGATTGTTCGACTGAAGAGTCAATGCAGATTGTTGATAAAACAACAGCGATTGGAACAGGCCGTACCCGAGTGGAATGCATCGGAATTCTGTAGTCAGAACGACCACAGTCGGGTGGGTGGCTACGAGTTGGTGAGCATTCTTTTCGGAGGCGTCAGCTTGGGCTCGGACCGGGCCGTGCCTAGACTCGTGACGATGGCGCGGGCAGTCGCTTCGACCGCTGGTACTGCTACCGAGTTGCCGAGCTGCTTCATCGCTTCGCGTTCAGGTACCGGGAACTTGAAGTCCGCCGGAAAGCCCTGCATCTGCAGGGCCTCATGGACTCCGACGCGGCGGACCGACCCGTCGACCAGATAAGCATCCCAGGCGTGCGGCCGGCCATAGCGTTGTCCCCGACCTGACGCCATGATGGTGCGGCCGATCGCCCGATGGCAGGACCCGCCGAAGACGTCGTCCATGCTCATCTCCAGCGGGACGGGCTCGGGGAACGCGAACGGCGTCATCGGGTCAGCGAAACCGACCATGAACGCCCGAGCTCGAAGCTGCGGCAGCCCGAACTCGTAAGCCTTCACGACCCGGAGGTGAAACGAGTACCCCAGCTGCTTGGTCAGGGACCGTTCGATGACCTTGATCGTCCGGCCCTTGTCGTGGCTCAGCAGCCCCCGCACGTTCTCCAGAAAGAAGGCCCGAGGTCGCTTGGCTTCCAAGAATCGGACAATCTCGAAGAACAGCGTGCCCCGAGGGTCATCGAAGCCGCGCCGCTTGCCTACCAGGCTGAAGGGCTGGCACGGAAAACCTGCGCACAGCACGTCGAAGGCGGGAACCGAGTCGAGGTCGACAGCCCGGACGTCGGTCGCGAACTGGCTGCCGTTGAAGAGCTCCGGCGTCAGTGGCGCAAAGTTCGCCTCGTACGTCTGCCGAGCGGCAGGATCGTTCTCCGCGGCAAACACGACCTGCGCACCGGCTCGGTGAAACGCGAGGTGGAAACCACCCATGCCGGCGAACAGATCCGCCACTTGGAGTCGGGAGCGGCCCCGACTCGTCCGGCGAGTGGGTGGCCGCCGGCCCTTAGCAGGAGCCGCATTGGTCGGGCGCGCAATGCCACGGGTCCTGGCCGGCTGCGTCGGCGCCAGCCCCGCGTGCGCCGAGCGGTGTCTTCGTGATAAGACATGGTGGGACGGGTCAGGCATGTGAGTGTCCTTTCGGAGTGACGGGGCGCGGCAGTCCAGACGCGAAGCGGGCAACCGGCCGCCGCGGGGTGGAATGTCGATACGGATGTAGACGAGGCGCAGCGCTGACTGATTGGCAGCACTGGGGTGGCTCGGAATCTGGAGTACGTGCCGACTACCAATCGCGGTTGTGTCGCCGGACAAGCAGCACTGCGGCGAGTACGAACGTTCCGATGCCGAGGATGACCAGCAGAGCGGCTGCGACGGCCTCAACGAGTCGCACCGCGACGTAGATTGCGGTCGCGCCGACGAGCAAGCTCAGGCAGATGCTCAGCAGCCTATCGACGATCGACCGTGCACCTGGGGCGGTCACTCGTTCACTTTCAGTGCCGCGTTCGCATGCTCTGTCGCGAACCCGGCCAGAACCGCGCTGAGTTCCGGCCGGGCCTCGACTACCCGATGCGGAAGCGAAGACGGTGCCGAAACGTACGCATTGCACCGGGCAAGAAATTCAGCGGTGCCCGGCACCGCTACGTCAGCCATAGCTGTCATTGCCCACCCCGCGCGGCCCGAACATTTCGCTAATCGTGGCCTGCACGACTTTCTGCATCTGCAACTCAGCGTCAGACCGTCGGGCGTAGACCGCTCGCCGGCGAGCTGCCGTGCGGTCGTCGTACAGGTTCGCCAGCCAGACGAAGACGACAAGACCTGCCACGACGATGAGACCACCGAGAATCAGCCAGAGCCACCACATCTCAGAGCCGCCGCAGGTCGGTCGCCGTATCCATGATGATCTGACTCATGCCAAGCGCTCCGATGTCGGCCAAGCCCTGAAGACGCGAGGCAGCCAAAGGCACAGCCTGGGCCAGCTGCTGCTCTACCTGCGTCATGAATGCGACGCCCTGCAGCCCGCGCTGTGTGACTGCGGCCATCGCATCGACCTTGGTAGCGTTGACCTCAGCTTGCGCCTCGATCTTGGCCACCGCCAGGCTTGTGCCGCCCTGGATACGAGCGAGGCCTCGATCGACTTGGCGACTCAAGCCGAAGCTTGCGCCTGCACCTCGATACTGTTCAATGCTGGACATCTCTTCCTCCGTAGTCTCGTGGAATCGCGAACGAGGTCAGGACCGAAAGTCTCGGATGGGCGTGGTACTCGGTCGAAGACTGGTGCTGACCTCACGATCGACGCTAAGTTGCCAGCCGATGGCCGAAGGCTGATCGAGCGATAGTTGGAAGAAAGTTGGAAGGGAAACGTCGTGCCGACACC
Coding sequences within it:
- a CDS encoding DNA (cytosine-5)-methyltransferase 1 (manually curated), translated to MPDPSHHVLSRRHRSAHAGLAPTQPARTRGIARPTNAAPAKGRRPPTRRTSRGRSRLQVADLFAGMGGFHLAFHRAGAQVVFAAENDPAARQTYEANFAPLTPELFNGSQFATDVRAVDLDSVPAFDVLCAGFPCQPFSLVGKRRGFDDPRGTLFFEIVRFLEAKRPRAFFLENVRGLLSHDKGRTIKVIERSLTKQLGYSFHLRVVKAYEFGLPQLRARAFMVGFADPMTPFAFPEPVPLEMSMDDVFGGSCHRAIGRTIMASGRGQRYGRPHAWDAYLVDGSVRRVGVHEALQMQGFPADFKFPVPEREAMKQLGNSVAVPAVEATARAIVTSLGTARSEPKLTPPKRMLTNS